Proteins from one Oncorhynchus tshawytscha isolate Ot180627B linkage group LG16, Otsh_v2.0, whole genome shotgun sequence genomic window:
- the LOC112216129 gene encoding U1 small nuclear ribonucleoprotein C — MPKFYCDYCDTYLTHDSPSVRKTHCSGRKHKENVKDYYQKWMEEQAQSLIDKTTAAFQQGKMPPTPFPGAPPPGGAMIPPPNLNGPPRPGMLPTPQMGGPPMMPMMGGMGPPPPGMMGGPGMRPPMGGRMQMMPGHHMMRPPGHPMMMRPMMARPDR; from the exons ATGCCGAA GTTTTATTGTGATTACTGTGATACCTACCTTACTCATGACTCG CCCTCTGTGAGGAAAACACACTGCAGTGGCCGCAAACACAAAGAAAATGTAAAAGACTACTACCAGAAATGGATGGAAGAACAAGCGCAGAGCCTCATTGACAAAACAA CTGCTGCCTTCCAACAAGGGAAGATGCCCCCAACACCATTCCCAGGAGCCCCACCTCCAGGGGGTGCCATGATCCCTCCACCAAACCTCA ATGGCCCCCCGCGTCCAGGGATGCTACCAACACCCCAGATGGGTGGTCCTCCAATGATGCCCATGATGGGTGGAATGGGACCACCTCCACCTGGAATGATGGGTGGTCCAG GTATGCGACCTCCAATGGGTGGCCGAATGCAGATGATGCCTGGACATCACATGATGCGACCTCCCGGTCACCCAATGATGATGCGGCCAATGATGGCACGGCCAGACCGATAA